A single genomic interval of Arthrobacter sp. NicSoilB8 harbors:
- a CDS encoding glutaminase, with translation MMTALDSPPLALVLEDIVRSHRPRTEAGSVPANIPHLQSPPFDRFGIAVATTSGEVFSAGDGDLPFSIQSISKVFALAMALSADDSGSLWSRVLREPSGTSFNSLVQLEVEHGIPRNPFINSGALVVTDHLMETTPDAAARVLRFLTGQVGHQNGRQGPFIDETAARSELSSSSRNLALAHFLKEFGNLRRPAQAVVENYVRQCSIMMTCVEVAKAGLFLAQDGRGAQGPVISRSEAKRIGSIMLTCGMYDAAGEFAYRVGLPGKSGVGGGILAIVPGECAICVWSPRLDSKGNSLAGTAALADLSDRTGWSIF, from the coding sequence ATGATGACAGCACTTGATTCGCCGCCGCTTGCCCTGGTCCTCGAGGACATCGTCCGCAGTCACCGGCCCCGGACGGAAGCGGGGTCGGTTCCCGCAAATATTCCCCACCTGCAGTCCCCGCCGTTCGACCGGTTCGGCATCGCAGTTGCCACGACGTCCGGGGAAGTATTCAGTGCCGGCGACGGCGATCTTCCCTTCTCGATCCAGAGCATCTCCAAGGTCTTCGCCCTGGCGATGGCGCTCAGCGCCGACGACTCGGGTTCGTTGTGGTCCAGGGTCCTGCGCGAGCCGTCAGGGACGTCCTTCAACTCCCTGGTCCAGCTTGAAGTCGAGCACGGGATCCCCCGGAACCCCTTCATCAACTCGGGCGCCTTGGTGGTCACCGACCACCTGATGGAGACGACCCCCGACGCCGCCGCCCGGGTTCTGCGCTTCCTCACCGGCCAGGTGGGTCACCAGAATGGAAGACAGGGTCCTTTCATCGACGAGACGGCCGCAAGGAGTGAACTCTCCAGCAGCAGCCGCAACCTGGCCCTCGCCCACTTCCTGAAGGAATTCGGCAACCTGCGGCGGCCCGCACAGGCCGTGGTCGAGAACTACGTCAGGCAGTGCTCAATCATGATGACCTGCGTGGAAGTCGCCAAGGCGGGGCTTTTCCTCGCGCAGGATGGTCGCGGAGCGCAAGGCCCGGTGATCTCCAGGAGCGAGGCCAAGCGCATCGGCTCCATCATGCTGACCTGCGGCATGTACGACGCGGCCGGCGAATTTGCCTACCGCGTCGGCCTTCCGGGGAAAAGCGGTGTGGGCGGCGGCATCCTGGCGATCGTCCCCGGCGAGTGCGCCATCTGCGTCTGGAGCCCGCGGCTGGATTCCAAAGGAAATTCCCTGGCAGGCACGGCGGCACTCGCCGACCTGTCCGACCGCACCGGGTGGTCGATCTTCTGA
- a CDS encoding amino acid permease, which produces MPNNPNDEVGLYEADGGHAHASDALIHAEDSGYHKSLKPRQIQMIAIGGAIGTGLFLGAGGRLNAAGPSLVIAYAVCGFFAFLILRALGELVLHRPSSGSFVSYAREFYGEKAAFISGWFYWINWATTTIVDITAAALYMNFFGKYVPWMGTVPQWAWALIALIVVLCLNLASVKVFGELEFWFALIKVAALVAFLLVGSYFVMFGTPLEGQEVGFSLITDNGGIFPNGLLPMIILMQGVLFAYASIELIGTAAGETENPEKIMPKAINSVVFRIAVFYVGSVILLALLLPYTSYQKGVSPFVTFFGSIGIQGVDVIMNLVVLTAALSSLNAGLYSTGRILRSMSVAGSAPKFAQRMNKAGVPYGGIAITAGVSLLGVPLNYLVPGQAFEIVLNVASVGIVVTWATIVLCQIQLKRWADKGWLERPSFRMFGAPYTGYLSLVFLLGVLVMVFIDSPLTLLVTLVACALMVGGWYACRKQIHDIAETRDGFTGAAPVLANRTPIH; this is translated from the coding sequence ATGCCCAACAACCCCAATGACGAGGTTGGCTTGTACGAGGCCGATGGTGGCCACGCCCATGCTTCGGATGCCCTGATCCACGCGGAGGACTCGGGCTACCACAAGAGCCTGAAGCCCCGGCAAATCCAGATGATCGCAATCGGCGGGGCCATCGGAACCGGCCTGTTCCTGGGCGCCGGCGGCCGGCTCAACGCCGCCGGCCCATCACTGGTCATCGCCTACGCCGTCTGCGGCTTCTTCGCGTTCCTGATCCTGCGCGCCCTGGGAGAACTGGTCCTGCACCGGCCCTCTTCAGGATCGTTCGTGTCCTACGCCCGCGAATTCTACGGAGAGAAGGCCGCATTCATCTCCGGCTGGTTCTATTGGATCAACTGGGCCACCACCACCATCGTGGACATCACCGCCGCGGCCCTCTACATGAACTTCTTCGGCAAATACGTCCCCTGGATGGGGACCGTTCCACAGTGGGCGTGGGCGCTGATCGCCCTCATCGTGGTCCTCTGCCTGAACCTTGCCTCCGTCAAGGTCTTCGGCGAACTCGAGTTCTGGTTCGCCCTGATCAAGGTCGCCGCCCTCGTCGCGTTCCTGCTGGTCGGCAGCTACTTCGTCATGTTCGGCACCCCCTTGGAAGGCCAGGAAGTCGGCTTCAGCCTCATCACCGACAACGGCGGCATCTTCCCCAACGGCCTGCTGCCCATGATCATCCTCATGCAGGGCGTGCTGTTCGCCTACGCCTCGATCGAACTGATCGGCACGGCCGCCGGCGAAACCGAAAACCCCGAAAAGATCATGCCCAAGGCCATCAACTCCGTGGTCTTCCGCATCGCCGTGTTCTACGTCGGCTCGGTCATCCTGCTAGCCCTGCTGCTGCCCTACACCTCCTACCAAAAAGGCGTCAGCCCGTTCGTGACGTTCTTCGGATCCATCGGCATCCAAGGCGTGGACGTCATCATGAACCTCGTGGTCCTCACGGCCGCCCTGTCCTCGCTGAACGCCGGCCTCTACTCCACCGGCCGCATCCTGCGCTCCATGTCAGTAGCCGGATCGGCCCCGAAGTTCGCCCAGCGGATGAACAAAGCCGGCGTCCCCTACGGCGGCATCGCCATCACCGCAGGCGTCTCCCTCCTCGGTGTCCCGCTGAACTACCTGGTCCCCGGCCAGGCCTTCGAGATCGTCCTGAACGTCGCCTCGGTAGGCATCGTCGTCACCTGGGCCACCATCGTGCTCTGCCAGATCCAGCTCAAACGGTGGGCAGACAAGGGCTGGCTCGAACGCCCCTCGTTCCGGATGTTCGGCGCCCCCTACACCGGATACCTCTCCCTCGTCTTCCTGCTCGGCGTGCTCGTCATGGTCTTCATCGATTCCCCGCTCACGCTGCTGGTGACCCTGGTGGCCTGCGCGCTGATGGTCGGCGGCTGGTACGCCTGCCGGAAACAGATCCACGACATCGCCGAAACCCGCGACGGCTTCACGGGCGCCGCGCCCGTGCTGGCCAACCGGACTCCGATCCACTAA
- a CDS encoding helix-turn-helix domain-containing protein, translating into MPAATVDDILADLPLGFASLMLRPSRPDAAIERFVIVDADDDSSDGAAAFVLLIGVRGRSALPAVRRLLKNPPLVLAVKGGPEELAEAEELLRAAGTGLLLVDPAADWDRLLSIAKDRIQPPSYQREVLTLLEEDLFAIAQTTARLTSSHVVIEDAANKVLAYSTVTNAIDELRKASILARRGPRKYELLLKDLGAYRELHRTRMPVRVPARPQDGLRERVAITLFAGNRIMGYIWLQETGAGFGDDVDYVLTGSAARASAELIRYRNQQSVHMREDRIARLLSGPAEAAASAHSEKIPADSPAALILIGLSASEAQEDDAALKHGELANLASIHAAAYKPSAIVGQFHGDTAVIIPGLQSANAEAGLRSLAESIVKDAAKHLGISPFAAVGPPVPDLLSIHSVTGISEALLGCMRRSGEAAVATVDDFEAEILFHDAVQHFTTAAFRHRSLWALLRDDPELAETLRAYFDASLDVAECARRMQLHKNTVYYRIGKVSRITGLDLGNPRDSLVALLHVQEWAGTQKELQDKK; encoded by the coding sequence ATGCCCGCAGCTACGGTGGACGACATCCTCGCGGATCTCCCGCTGGGATTCGCCAGCCTTATGCTCCGGCCGTCCCGGCCGGACGCGGCGATCGAACGCTTTGTGATCGTTGACGCCGACGACGATTCCTCGGACGGCGCGGCGGCGTTTGTCCTGCTGATCGGCGTTCGCGGACGCTCCGCATTGCCTGCCGTCCGGCGCCTCCTGAAAAACCCTCCGCTGGTCCTGGCCGTCAAAGGCGGCCCGGAGGAACTGGCGGAAGCCGAAGAGCTGCTGCGCGCCGCCGGGACCGGGCTGCTGCTGGTGGACCCGGCCGCGGACTGGGACCGCCTCCTGTCCATCGCGAAGGACCGGATCCAGCCGCCCAGCTACCAGCGCGAAGTCCTGACCCTGCTGGAAGAAGACCTCTTCGCCATCGCCCAGACCACGGCCCGCCTGACCTCCAGCCACGTGGTGATCGAGGACGCCGCCAACAAGGTCCTGGCCTACTCCACCGTCACCAATGCCATCGACGAGCTGCGCAAGGCCTCGATTCTGGCCCGGCGCGGTCCGCGCAAATACGAACTCCTCCTCAAGGACCTCGGTGCCTACCGCGAGCTGCACCGGACCCGGATGCCGGTCCGGGTGCCCGCCCGGCCCCAGGACGGCCTGCGCGAACGCGTCGCCATCACCCTGTTTGCCGGCAACCGCATCATGGGCTACATCTGGCTCCAGGAAACGGGGGCAGGGTTCGGCGACGACGTCGACTATGTGCTGACCGGCTCTGCCGCACGGGCCTCCGCCGAGCTGATCCGCTACCGCAACCAGCAGTCCGTGCACATGCGCGAGGACCGGATTGCGCGTCTCCTGTCGGGTCCGGCGGAGGCAGCGGCGAGCGCGCACAGCGAGAAGATCCCGGCGGACAGTCCGGCGGCCCTGATCCTGATCGGCCTGTCGGCGTCCGAAGCCCAGGAGGACGACGCCGCGCTCAAACACGGGGAACTGGCCAACCTCGCCTCGATCCATGCGGCCGCCTACAAGCCGTCTGCCATCGTGGGACAGTTTCACGGCGACACCGCCGTGATCATTCCCGGGCTCCAGTCCGCCAACGCCGAGGCCGGGCTGCGGAGCCTGGCTGAGTCGATCGTCAAGGACGCCGCCAAGCACCTCGGCATCAGCCCCTTCGCCGCCGTCGGGCCGCCGGTACCGGACCTGCTCTCGATCCATTCCGTGACCGGAATATCCGAGGCGCTCCTGGGCTGCATGCGGCGGTCCGGCGAGGCCGCCGTGGCCACGGTGGACGACTTCGAGGCGGAGATCCTCTTCCACGACGCCGTGCAGCACTTCACGACGGCGGCCTTCCGGCACCGCAGCCTCTGGGCCCTCCTCCGTGACGACCCGGAACTGGCCGAAACCCTGCGGGCATACTTCGACGCGTCCCTGGACGTGGCCGAATGCGCCCGGAGGATGCAGCTGCACAAGAACACCGTCTACTACCGGATCGGCAAGGTCAGCCGGATCACCGGGCTGGACCTCGGCAATCCCCGCGATTCACTGGTCGCCCTGCTTCATGTTCAGGAGTGGGCCGGCACGCAGAAGGAGCTTCAGGACAAGAAATGA
- a CDS encoding shikimate dehydrogenase, which produces MDNQTPASRLFLIGSEASQAMSPELWNPVLEQLGSCWSYEAWDVPRDVPMSGIRARLLESDVVAANVTMPHKQWAARAADVATEAVRLSGASNLLIRDGLKLAAHNTDVAAVAGLLGGRYQRHAVMLGAGGAARAALVALKGLTGKVTIADRDPEAARQLLALGASLGMDAETAPWAAAQEQASRASLIVNATPVGKKSDDAPVWGGARLAGDAFVYDFVYAGHVTGTIVAAREQGLCCADGWDHLRAQAAAMIPLLDLAPQTDALLQHTLAAIQTKS; this is translated from the coding sequence ATGGACAACCAGACACCGGCCTCCCGGCTGTTCCTCATCGGCTCGGAAGCCTCGCAGGCCATGTCGCCCGAACTGTGGAATCCCGTCCTCGAACAACTCGGCAGCTGCTGGAGCTACGAAGCCTGGGACGTGCCCCGCGATGTCCCCATGTCCGGGATCCGCGCCCGGCTGCTGGAATCCGACGTCGTCGCCGCCAACGTCACGATGCCCCACAAGCAGTGGGCCGCCCGGGCCGCCGACGTTGCGACCGAAGCGGTCCGGCTCAGCGGCGCCTCAAACTTGCTCATCCGTGACGGGCTGAAGCTGGCCGCGCACAACACCGACGTTGCCGCCGTCGCCGGCCTGCTCGGCGGCCGGTACCAGCGGCATGCGGTCATGCTGGGGGCCGGCGGCGCGGCCCGGGCAGCCCTCGTGGCGCTCAAGGGGCTGACTGGCAAAGTCACCATCGCCGACCGGGATCCTGAAGCCGCGCGGCAGCTGCTCGCGCTCGGCGCGAGCCTGGGCATGGACGCGGAGACGGCCCCGTGGGCGGCCGCCCAGGAACAGGCGTCCCGGGCATCACTGATCGTCAACGCGACGCCGGTCGGCAAAAAGAGCGACGACGCGCCGGTCTGGGGCGGGGCCCGGCTGGCCGGGGACGCTTTCGTCTACGACTTCGTCTACGCCGGACACGTGACCGGCACCATAGTTGCCGCGAGGGAACAGGGACTGTGCTGCGCCGACGGGTGGGATCACCTGCGGGCCCAGGCGGCCGCCATGATTCCACTGCTGGACCTGGCGCCGCAGACGGATGCGCTGCTGCAGCACACGCTCGCCGCCATCCAGACGAAGAGCTGA
- a CDS encoding MFS transporter produces the protein MTKLATSPTAVEEERKLKRAKKAALAAFLGGALEYYDFFIYATAASLIFSKIFFPSGDPTAALLASFATFGVAYVARPFGAVLFGHLGDKIGRKSTLVLTLVMMGGATFLIGLLPDFSTAGYWAPALLVLLRLMQGLSAGAETAGASALTMEEAPTGRRGFFASFAMSGISFGIVLASLAFLPVAAMSEADRLAWGWRIPFWSSILVLLVAYLVRRTLEEPEVFEEKHDHGELVKLPFAKMFQTHPAQFFQVALMSFQVVTNTFMQSFGLAYAVSVGVNAATMLWVSILGNVIAIVSQPLFARLSDKFGRRPVFITGVSGSGLMIFVYFSVISTGNIPMIFVASTLITAGTYAASNSVYPAWFSELFNVKVRYSGMAIGLQIGILCAGFTPLLGTALVGPDKANWGPAAWIVAASSLLAVAGAAWARETSKTPLRELGNPVR, from the coding sequence ATGACCAAACTCGCAACCAGCCCCACGGCCGTCGAGGAAGAGCGCAAGCTCAAGCGGGCCAAGAAGGCCGCCCTGGCCGCATTCCTGGGCGGCGCCCTCGAGTACTACGACTTCTTCATCTACGCCACCGCGGCGTCGCTGATCTTCTCGAAGATCTTCTTCCCGTCCGGTGACCCCACGGCTGCCCTGCTGGCATCCTTCGCGACCTTCGGCGTCGCGTACGTGGCGCGGCCCTTCGGTGCGGTGCTCTTCGGCCACCTCGGCGACAAGATTGGCCGCAAGTCCACGCTGGTGCTGACCCTGGTCATGATGGGAGGGGCTACGTTCCTCATCGGCCTGTTGCCCGACTTCAGCACCGCCGGATACTGGGCACCGGCCCTGCTGGTGCTGCTGCGCCTCATGCAGGGCCTGTCCGCCGGCGCCGAAACCGCCGGGGCATCCGCGCTGACCATGGAAGAGGCCCCCACCGGCCGCCGGGGATTCTTTGCGAGCTTCGCGATGAGCGGCATCTCCTTCGGCATCGTGCTGGCCTCGCTGGCATTCCTGCCGGTTGCCGCCATGAGCGAAGCCGACCGCCTCGCCTGGGGCTGGCGCATCCCGTTCTGGTCCTCCATCCTGGTCCTGCTCGTCGCGTATCTCGTCCGCCGCACGTTGGAAGAGCCAGAGGTCTTCGAGGAAAAGCACGACCACGGCGAACTCGTGAAGCTGCCCTTCGCCAAGATGTTCCAGACCCACCCCGCGCAGTTCTTCCAGGTCGCCCTGATGTCCTTCCAGGTTGTTACCAACACGTTCATGCAGTCGTTCGGACTGGCGTACGCCGTCTCTGTCGGAGTCAATGCGGCCACCATGCTCTGGGTCAGCATCCTCGGCAACGTGATCGCCATAGTCAGCCAGCCGCTCTTCGCCCGCCTCTCGGACAAGTTCGGCCGCCGCCCGGTCTTCATCACCGGCGTCTCGGGCTCGGGTTTGATGATCTTCGTGTACTTCTCCGTGATTTCCACCGGGAACATCCCGATGATCTTCGTGGCCAGCACGCTGATCACCGCAGGAACCTATGCAGCGTCCAACTCCGTCTACCCCGCCTGGTTCTCCGAGCTGTTCAACGTCAAGGTCCGTTATTCCGGCATGGCGATCGGCCTGCAGATCGGCATCCTCTGCGCCGGCTTCACCCCGCTGCTCGGCACCGCGCTGGTCGGCCCGGACAAGGCCAACTGGGGCCCGGCGGCCTGGATCGTCGCAGCATCCTCGCTCCTGGCCGTCGCCGGCGCCGCCTGGGCCCGCGAAACCAGCAAGACCCCGCTGCGCGAACTCGGCAACCCCGTTCGGTAA
- a CDS encoding thiamine pyrophosphate-dependent enzyme, translated as MTATDTYPVDGDTLPPLQTVPAAIPDSFNGSGALKSAGHVIVDSLVAHGVERTFVVPGESFLDVLDGLHGSDIETVVCRHEGGAAYMAEADGKMNQRPGVAMVTRGPGAANAHVGLHTAWQDSTPMLLFVGLIPFAHRDREAFQEFDIKAWFDTGAKRVMVLDHPERASEIVAEAMFAAMSGRPGPVVVGLPEDIIRARIDPALHPPIPVAAGGMSSSDARALAEALAQSKKPLFVTGGNDWTQEAAGELTRWLEKHHIPAAAEWRTQGTVSFDSPSYVGPIGYGRPRPTYDLLEETDLLVFVGTVPGDVITDGFVCRQDWNKKNFLVTIDPSLRGRSGPVSRQILAKPEAFVRDLATIDLPVKEEWKAWTARMRAEQRSFANLPPAVPGDGPARMDTLMANLVPLLPEDAMVTFGAGEHTNWAHRYFPTRRYASMISARNGSMGYSVPSAIAASLADPERRVVTIAGDGEFLMNGQELATAAQYGATPLIIVMDNQEYGTIRTHQERHYPSRVSGTQLKNPDFGMMARAFGGFGITVTEDQDVPAALEAALAAIDRDGVFALVHLVVEQRVKAY; from the coding sequence ATGACCGCAACCGACACGTACCCAGTCGACGGCGACACCCTCCCACCCCTCCAGACGGTCCCGGCGGCTATCCCGGACAGCTTCAACGGCAGCGGCGCCCTGAAATCCGCCGGCCACGTGATCGTCGATTCCCTCGTGGCGCACGGGGTTGAACGCACCTTTGTTGTGCCGGGCGAAAGCTTCCTGGACGTCCTCGACGGGCTGCACGGCTCGGACATCGAGACCGTGGTCTGCCGGCACGAGGGCGGCGCCGCGTACATGGCCGAGGCCGACGGCAAGATGAACCAGCGTCCCGGCGTCGCAATGGTCACCCGCGGGCCTGGGGCGGCGAACGCCCACGTGGGCCTGCACACCGCCTGGCAGGACTCCACCCCGATGCTGCTCTTTGTCGGTCTCATTCCCTTCGCGCACCGCGACCGCGAGGCATTCCAGGAGTTCGACATCAAGGCATGGTTCGACACCGGAGCCAAACGCGTGATGGTCCTCGACCACCCCGAACGGGCCTCCGAGATTGTCGCCGAGGCCATGTTTGCGGCCATGAGCGGCCGCCCCGGGCCCGTGGTGGTGGGCCTGCCGGAAGACATTATCCGGGCCCGGATTGATCCGGCCCTGCACCCGCCCATCCCGGTGGCCGCGGGCGGCATGAGCAGCTCGGATGCCCGCGCCCTCGCCGAAGCCCTGGCGCAGTCCAAGAAGCCGCTCTTCGTCACCGGCGGGAACGACTGGACCCAGGAAGCGGCCGGGGAGCTCACCCGCTGGCTCGAAAAGCACCACATCCCGGCCGCGGCGGAATGGCGCACGCAGGGGACCGTCTCCTTCGACTCCCCCAGCTACGTGGGACCGATCGGCTACGGCCGGCCCCGGCCCACCTACGACCTCCTGGAGGAAACCGATCTGCTCGTCTTCGTCGGGACGGTCCCGGGAGACGTGATCACCGACGGCTTTGTCTGCAGGCAGGACTGGAACAAGAAGAACTTCCTGGTCACCATCGACCCCTCGCTGCGCGGCCGCTCCGGCCCGGTCTCCCGCCAGATTCTGGCCAAACCGGAAGCCTTCGTCCGGGATCTGGCCACCATCGACCTCCCGGTCAAGGAGGAGTGGAAGGCGTGGACGGCGCGGATGCGCGCGGAACAGCGGTCCTTCGCCAACCTGCCGCCGGCGGTTCCCGGCGACGGGCCCGCCAGGATGGACACCCTCATGGCGAACCTCGTGCCCCTGCTGCCGGAGGACGCCATGGTGACGTTCGGGGCGGGCGAGCACACCAACTGGGCCCACCGGTACTTCCCCACCCGGCGCTACGCCTCGATGATCAGCGCCCGCAACGGTTCCATGGGGTACTCGGTGCCCTCGGCAATCGCCGCCTCACTGGCCGATCCGGAGCGCCGGGTGGTCACCATCGCCGGCGACGGGGAATTCCTCATGAACGGCCAGGAGCTCGCCACGGCCGCCCAGTACGGGGCCACACCGCTGATCATCGTGATGGACAACCAGGAGTACGGCACCATCCGCACCCACCAGGAACGCCACTATCCGTCCCGGGTGTCGGGCACGCAGCTGAAGAATCCCGACTTCGGCATGATGGCCAGGGCGTTCGGCGGCTTCGGCATCACGGTCACCGAGGACCAGGACGTGCCGGCCGCCCTCGAGGCCGCATTGGCCGCCATTGACCGGGACGGCGTGTTCGCCCTGGTCCACCTCGTCGTCGAACAGCGGGTGAAGGCCTACTAG
- a CDS encoding MFS transporter, with amino-acid sequence MRQQNTGFPGETLPASPRPRLLVSSAALLWGLQFAFLNPALALLLVALYDATPADVGWVLAVYNAGGFVAALLVPAYADRVHNYLRPLLVCAALTLALAGVLAGTTSLPVAVVGLIALGGPAGVGVSLLFAHLKHSGAPRADVMKTRAVVSVAWVAGPPLATLIMGTLVNRAILLAIAAVAVLNIATTAAMIRRKPQPLSGPQSPAGQDDDGPPLSRAGVVAVVVAFVALQATNSAAVSVMGLFVTGRLGLDVLWAGIALGVSAALEIPALLVIGRLSARFSSYALITSGCLAGIAYYAAMAFVADPVGLIALQVLNAWFFAIVAGVGLTLFQQIIPRPGLASGLYMNTRRVGAIVSCPVIALGSMTALGYQGVFAACAALAALALAAVALTRTLKAAVPDPEAAHSVPV; translated from the coding sequence ATGCGTCAGCAGAACACGGGTTTTCCCGGGGAAACCCTGCCGGCCTCCCCGCGGCCGCGCCTGCTGGTATCGTCGGCCGCGCTGCTCTGGGGTTTGCAGTTTGCCTTCCTCAACCCCGCGCTGGCGCTCCTGCTGGTCGCGCTCTATGACGCCACCCCCGCAGACGTGGGGTGGGTCCTGGCCGTCTACAACGCGGGCGGCTTCGTCGCCGCCCTGCTGGTTCCGGCCTACGCCGACCGCGTGCACAACTACCTGCGGCCCCTGCTGGTCTGCGCCGCCCTGACCCTCGCGCTCGCCGGCGTGCTGGCCGGCACCACCTCGCTGCCGGTCGCCGTCGTCGGCCTGATCGCCCTGGGCGGCCCGGCGGGAGTCGGTGTGTCGCTGCTTTTCGCGCACCTCAAGCATTCGGGCGCGCCGCGGGCGGACGTCATGAAAACCCGTGCCGTCGTCTCGGTCGCCTGGGTGGCCGGGCCGCCGCTGGCAACGCTCATCATGGGAACACTGGTCAACCGCGCCATCCTGCTGGCCATCGCCGCCGTGGCCGTGCTCAACATTGCCACCACGGCCGCCATGATCCGCCGGAAACCGCAGCCCCTCAGCGGGCCGCAGAGCCCGGCCGGCCAGGACGATGACGGGCCGCCGCTGTCCAGGGCAGGCGTCGTCGCCGTCGTCGTCGCGTTTGTCGCCCTGCAGGCCACCAACAGTGCAGCGGTGTCCGTCATGGGCCTCTTCGTGACCGGCCGGCTGGGCCTCGACGTCCTCTGGGCCGGCATCGCGCTGGGCGTGTCCGCCGCCCTCGAGATCCCGGCGCTGCTCGTGATCGGGCGCCTGAGCGCCCGCTTCTCCAGTTACGCGCTCATCACGTCAGGCTGCCTTGCCGGGATTGCCTACTACGCCGCAATGGCCTTCGTGGCTGACCCCGTCGGCCTCATCGCCCTCCAGGTCCTCAACGCGTGGTTCTTTGCGATTGTGGCCGGAGTGGGCCTGACCCTGTTTCAGCAGATCATTCCCCGCCCCGGGCTGGCCTCGGGCCTCTACATGAACACCCGGCGCGTGGGCGCGATCGTGTCCTGCCCGGTCATCGCGCTCGGATCGATGACGGCGCTCGGATACCAGGGCGTCTTCGCGGCCTGCGCCGCGCTCGCCGCCCTGGCTCTGGCGGCCGTCGCACTGACCCGGACATTGAAGGCAGCCGTACCGGACCCGGAGGCCGCGCACAGCGTCCCGGTGTGA
- a CDS encoding IclR family transcriptional regulator C-terminal domain-containing protein: protein MEEQPAYFVKSVEKAFDVLLAFTPESPRLTVSQVATKADMTRASARRFLLTLTDLGYLRADGPHFELTPRSLDIGQSFLANLTLPKVAEPHLKSLAARLNETTSLCILDGTDVVYVACVPSPRLLSVSISVGTRFPAWATSMGRVLLAALSEPELRAYFDSVHLQRFTERSIGSVDQLRAEIDSARDKGWSMVSQELEEGLRGVAVPVWRGNDVVAAINVSLQTHRAPAEAIEKTVVPLLQDAARQIGNDYGGRQAGESRTGTQHAR, encoded by the coding sequence ATGGAGGAGCAGCCGGCGTATTTTGTGAAGTCGGTGGAGAAGGCCTTTGACGTCCTGCTCGCCTTTACCCCGGAGTCTCCGCGGCTGACCGTTTCCCAGGTCGCCACCAAAGCGGACATGACCCGGGCCTCCGCGCGGCGGTTCCTGCTGACCCTGACGGATCTGGGCTACCTCCGCGCCGACGGCCCCCACTTCGAGCTGACGCCACGCTCGCTGGACATCGGTCAGTCGTTCCTGGCGAACCTGACGCTCCCCAAGGTGGCGGAGCCGCACCTGAAGTCGCTGGCCGCGCGGCTCAACGAAACAACCTCCCTGTGCATCCTTGACGGCACCGACGTGGTCTATGTGGCCTGCGTGCCGTCGCCGCGGCTCCTCAGCGTCTCCATCAGCGTGGGCACACGATTCCCGGCCTGGGCGACGTCGATGGGGCGCGTCCTCCTGGCGGCGCTATCAGAACCGGAACTGCGGGCGTACTTTGACTCCGTCCATCTGCAGCGCTTCACCGAGCGTTCCATCGGAAGCGTCGACCAGCTCCGGGCGGAAATCGACTCGGCCCGGGACAAGGGCTGGTCGATGGTGTCACAGGAACTTGAGGAGGGCCTGCGCGGCGTGGCCGTGCCCGTGTGGCGCGGCAACGACGTCGTCGCGGCCATCAACGTCTCCCTGCAGACGCACCGGGCTCCCGCGGAAGCCATCGAGAAAACGGTCGTTCCGCTCCTGCAGGACGCCGCGCGGCAGATCGGCAACGACTACGGCGGCCGGCAGGCCGGGGAGTCGCGGACCGGAACGCAGCACGCGCGCTGA